A genomic stretch from Schaalia odontolytica includes:
- the moaC gene encoding cyclic pyranopterin monophosphate synthase MoaC — translation MKFTHLNEDGAAYMVDVTAKNPTVRQASAVCRVDCSPEVMQALRDGTVPKGDVLAVARVAGISAAKRVPELLPLAHTIGVHGCAVDLSLEDDHVAIRATVRTADRTGVEMEALTSVTVAALAIVDMVKGVDRSARIREAKIVAKSGGRSGDWVRPEDPRD, via the coding sequence GTGAAGTTTACGCATTTGAACGAGGACGGTGCCGCCTACATGGTAGACGTGACCGCGAAGAATCCGACGGTGCGCCAGGCGAGCGCCGTGTGCCGCGTCGACTGTTCGCCCGAGGTCATGCAAGCCCTGCGCGACGGCACCGTCCCGAAGGGCGACGTGCTGGCGGTGGCGCGCGTGGCCGGCATTTCCGCGGCGAAGCGAGTACCCGAGCTGCTGCCCCTCGCACACACGATCGGCGTGCACGGCTGCGCGGTGGACCTGAGCCTGGAGGATGACCATGTGGCGATCCGTGCGACCGTGCGCACGGCCGACCGCACTGGCGTGGAGATGGAGGCGCTGACCTCGGTGACGGTCGCGGCGCTGGCCATCGTCGACATGGTCAAGGGCGTGGACCGCTCCGCCCGTATCCGCGAGGCGAAGATCGTCGCGAAGTCTGGCGGCCGCAGCGGCGACTGGGTGCGTCCGGAGGATCCACGGGACTGA
- a CDS encoding molybdopterin molybdotransferase MoeA has translation MHDPSLSTAQHRELIEALALSHVLPHDTLPIDECLGRRLAVDVHSLIPLPPFTNSAMDGFAVRREDLEGEGPWTLPVAGDIPAGDTRENRLERGQAWRIMTGAPIPTGADTVVKVEHTDHAAGIAQAPDTVKIRVAPKPGANVRVAGEALEAGSPVLAAGKILDGTALSAAASVGHGTLTVLPRPRVIVVSTGTELKRAGDTLERGQIPDSNSILLRGLVEEAGGRVVARLRTGDTPEELRRALDEAPEADLVITAGGISAGAFEVVRLTLGTDAGFHHVAQQPGGPQGVGSTQVGPNGRETPVICLPGNPVSVFTTFHMYVAGALAVMSGLVAPEHGGTVPSAVIARARVGWESPSGKTQFIPLRFASQQGDEAGARWVETVHPLGSKSHLVASLAAAEAIGVVPPDVEKVEAGQELAVVPLVG, from the coding sequence ATGCACGATCCCTCCCTGTCCACTGCGCAGCATCGCGAGCTGATAGAGGCCCTGGCGCTCAGCCACGTCCTCCCCCACGACACGCTTCCCATCGACGAGTGCCTCGGACGACGCCTGGCCGTCGACGTCCACTCGCTCATCCCACTCCCACCGTTCACGAACTCGGCGATGGACGGGTTCGCGGTGCGCCGCGAGGACCTGGAGGGCGAGGGCCCGTGGACCCTGCCCGTCGCGGGCGACATCCCGGCGGGTGACACCCGCGAGAATCGCCTCGAGCGGGGGCAGGCGTGGCGCATCATGACGGGCGCACCGATCCCGACCGGCGCGGACACCGTCGTCAAGGTCGAGCACACGGATCACGCCGCGGGCATCGCCCAAGCGCCCGACACCGTCAAGATTCGCGTCGCACCGAAGCCGGGCGCGAACGTGCGCGTCGCGGGCGAGGCCCTCGAGGCGGGTTCCCCGGTGCTGGCCGCCGGTAAGATCCTCGACGGAACGGCTCTGTCGGCCGCGGCTTCTGTCGGGCACGGGACTCTCACGGTTCTCCCCCGCCCGCGCGTCATCGTCGTCTCGACGGGAACGGAGCTCAAGCGCGCTGGCGACACCCTTGAGCGCGGCCAGATCCCCGATTCGAACAGCATCCTGCTGCGCGGCCTCGTTGAGGAGGCGGGCGGGCGCGTCGTGGCACGCCTGCGCACGGGAGACACGCCAGAAGAGCTGCGCCGAGCCCTCGACGAGGCTCCGGAGGCCGACCTCGTCATCACGGCCGGCGGCATCTCGGCGGGTGCTTTCGAGGTCGTGCGCCTCACCCTCGGCACCGACGCGGGCTTCCACCACGTCGCGCAGCAGCCGGGCGGCCCGCAGGGCGTGGGCTCGACGCAGGTAGGTCCGAACGGGCGCGAAACCCCGGTGATCTGCCTGCCCGGCAACCCCGTGTCGGTCTTTACAACGTTCCACATGTACGTCGCGGGAGCGTTGGCGGTCATGTCGGGCCTCGTCGCCCCGGAGCATGGCGGCACGGTCCCGAGCGCCGTGATCGCCCGGGCGCGCGTGGGATGGGAGTCGCCGTCCGGAAAGACCCAGTTCATCCCGCTTCGCTTCGCCTCCCAGCAGGGGGACGAGGCCGGGGCCCGCTGGGTCGAAACGGTGCACCCCCTGGGGTCGAAGTCGCACCTGGTGGCCTCACTCGCGGCCGCGGAGGCGATCGGCGTGGTCCCGCCCGACGTTGAGAAGGTTGAGGCCGGCCAGGAGCTGGCGGTCGTCCCGCTCGTGGGCTGA
- a CDS encoding MogA/MoaB family molybdenum cofactor biosynthesis protein: protein MIPARVITVSDRCSAGLAEDLSGPLAARLLAEHGVDATVVIVPDDVEAIRRAITDAVQEGSRFVFTTGGTGLAPRDVTPEATEPLLATRIDSLADAIRRRGEEMVASAALSRGLVGVTARSDAGALVVNAPGSRGGVTDAVAVIGPLVAHIIDQLAGGDHPRA from the coding sequence GTGATTCCCGCGCGCGTCATCACGGTGTCGGACCGCTGCTCCGCAGGCCTCGCCGAGGACCTCTCTGGGCCCCTCGCCGCACGCCTCCTCGCGGAGCACGGCGTCGACGCAACGGTCGTCATCGTCCCCGACGACGTCGAGGCCATCCGCCGCGCTATCACCGATGCCGTGCAGGAGGGCTCCCGCTTTGTGTTCACGACCGGGGGCACCGGCCTCGCGCCCCGCGACGTCACCCCCGAGGCGACCGAGCCTCTCCTCGCCACCCGCATCGATAGCCTCGCCGACGCTATTCGGCGTCGCGGGGAAGAAATGGTCGCATCCGCCGCTCTGTCTCGAGGCCTCGTCGGAGTCACGGCGCGATCCGATGCCGGTGCTCTCGTCGTCAACGCGCCCGGCTCGCGCGGCGGGGTCACCGATGCCGTGGCCGTCATCGGCCCGCTCGTCGCCCACATCATCGACCAGCTCGCGGGCGGCGATCACCCGCGCGCCTAA